Genomic segment of Myxococcus stipitatus:
TCAACCGGGACGTCAACCCCGCGCGCATCCGCCTGGGGCCCCACGGAGAAGTGCGACTGACGGACTTTGGCGTGGCGCTCTCTCGCCTCTCAGGGCGATTGGCCACGTCCCTGCCGCGCCCCCAAGGTGAAGTCCTCTATTCGGCACCCGAGGTGTTGCTGGGCGAGGTGGTGGACGCGCGAGCGGACCTGTTCTCTCTTGGGCTGACGCTGCTGGAGTTCGCCACGGGACGACACCTCTACGACCCCGGCCATGTCCGCATTGAAGAGGTGGAGGCGCGGCTGTCGAAGGAGGAACGGGAACGCGCGCTCACGGCCACGGTGGCCTCCGAGGTGACGGAGCTGCCCGCGTTCGCGGAGGATGCAATCTGGTGCGCCATGGCCTACGGCTCCGAGGATGTCGAGCGTGCGGCGCAAGGGCTCTCGGTGCCGCTCCGGGACATCCTCCACTCGTTGCTGTGTCGCAACCCCGCCGAGCGCATTGGGACGGCGGCCGAGTTGGAGCTTGTCTTGCGTGCGCAGTTGGCGCGGCTGGGCGGGTACACGCGCGAGGAGGCGTTGCAGGAGGCCCAGCACGCGCTCGGAGAGGCCAGTGAGGGACTCTGGGAGTTCGAGTTGCCGAGCGACGAAGGTGGCATCACGCCCCCTGTCACTGAGATGTGGAGTCGCTCCGAGCCCTCGACGGATTCGGCTTCGCCCCATGGCACTCGGCGCCCATCGTCGAGCGCTCCCGATGAAGTGCCGACGGAGCCCGGTGCAGGTCCGCGCCGTCGCACGTTGACGAAGCAGCCGACCGCGTAGCGTCGGTCCCCAACCCCTCTCACCACCGCTGATTCACCACCGGCGCGGCGCGAGTCGTCCAGGCCGACCGGGAGACGTGTGTTCGTCGTGCCTCATTCCGGGGCGCGCACAGGAGACGTGTATGCACAGGAAGCGAAGTGGAGTCGCCGCGTTGCTGTTGTTGCTGTTCCCCATGCTGGGATGGGCCTCGGAGCCTCCCAGCCCCGAGGCCGCTCCGTCAGCCCCTCCCCTCGAACCAGCCGCTCGTGAGTGGCACTACTGGATGCGCCTGGAAGCCACGACGCTGTCGCTGTTGCCGCGCGCTGGTGTGGGTGATGACGAAGGCTTCATCCAGATTGAACCCACCTTCATCCTCGACGGTGGCCCCGAGTTCGGCTTCAACCTGGGGGCTCCAATTCGTTTCCGGATGTGGGGTGGGAACGACGGCGGGGCGCTCGTGCGTCGCGAGGACTGGGACACGCTCTCGGACTGGGGGCAGCTCGTTCGTGGACTCTTGTTGGGTTCGGACGACGCGCCCGTGGGCGTCTGGTTCGGGCCGCTGGAGGAACACAAGCTCCTCTCAGGTCATCTGGTCCGTCGCTACTCCAACCGGACCAATCCGAACTACCACCCGGCCGGTGGCATCTTCACCGGCACGTTGGGGCCTCTCTACACCCAAGCCTTCGCGTCAGACGTGCTGGGGGCGCGGTTGGTGGGGGCGGAGTTCTCCCTCGACGTAGAGCACATCTTCTTCGGCCAGCCTGAGAAGGGAGGGAGGTACACGCTGGCCCTGTCCGCTGTCCATGACTGGGGGCGAGCGGGAGGCCACGCGCCTTCGATGACGCTCGCGCACCTGGATGCGATGGCGATAGTGGTGGCGCGCTCCGACCTGGAGGCCCACTTGCTTGCCGGGTGGGGCGGTCGTCCTGGTGAGGGCGGCGCGTGGGGAGCTGTCGTGGGTGGAGGGGTGGACTACCTCACGGACAGATTCAACATGCGGCTTCGGCTGGAAGCGAGGCGCCAGCATGGAGGCTTCCGGCAAGGCTTCTTCGGTGCTGACTACGAGCTGGCGCGCTTCCAGGCGGCGGGCCCTGACGGCGTGCCGCTCGCGGATGCT
This window contains:
- a CDS encoding serine/threonine protein kinase, yielding MSNPSDSRPAGSVVLFTNGDTSYEFFRDLGEGRVGERILLAQTRTPKGLGECVVLKCLPLPKAADATEKTQRTRARLEEEVRLAQYLRHPSIARIHGLFESEMGLCVAMENVEGLSLNTLLAVAQTRGWYFSEPFILYVGAEVAAALAYAHSRNDDAGFALGIVNRDVNPARIRLGPHGEVRLTDFGVALSRLSGRLATSLPRPQGEVLYSAPEVLLGEVVDARADLFSLGLTLLEFATGRHLYDPGHVRIEEVEARLSKEERERALTATVASEVTELPAFAEDAIWCAMAYGSEDVERAAQGLSVPLRDILHSLLCRNPAERIGTAAELELVLRAQLARLGGYTREEALQEAQHALGEASEGLWEFELPSDEGGITPPVTEMWSRSEPSTDSASPHGTRRPSSSAPDEVPTEPGAGPRRRTLTKQPTA